ATTTCATCGAGAATTCTGCTCGATTCAATCGGAGTCCGTATCAGACGGATTCCGTGTGTTTCGTTCAAACATCGGCTCCTTTCCGATGTTCAAACTCCACGCCCGAAACCCGTTTTGCTGCTGCTTCCTCTCGTCAAATTGAATCGTTGAGAATAACGATGCAATCGGAGTCCGTATCAGGACAGTTGAGGGACGTGCCGCGACTCTCCAAAAGAACGGGCCACCCCTGTGCAAGGCGTAAAGCTGCGGTTCATGGCCAGTTCACGGCGGGGCATTAGGCTGCGCCGCGTGAAGTGGCCTGCCCTCTTTGTTGTGCTGCCCGCCCTGCTGTGCGCCTGTCAGGATCAGGAGGCCCGCGCTCAGAACGCCGCCCTTCAGGCGCGGGTTGAGGCCCTGGAAACGCAGGTGCGCGCCCTGCAAGACACTGAGGTCACGGCCCTGCCGGCCGACGTGGGCAAGGTCACCGCCCAGGCAGCGGCCCAGAATTGTGCCAACAGCCTGACGCGAGAGCTAGAGACCTTTCGCCAGAACGGCCTGGACCGGCGTTATCCCACCGCCGCGCAACTGGCGTTGCCGCCCGCCTGCACCGATCAGCGCGTCAACTGGGTGGCGCGCGGCGCCCAGGAGTACACCTTCACGATTACCGACAGCGGCGGCCTGGAACTGGCCCGTCAAAGCGGGTCGTAGCCTTGCCCCGCGACCGGGTCGTCGGAGGTTTCGTCTTCCAGCACAATGCCAAAGGTGGTCACGCGCGTGCCGGTGAAGCCCACCACCAGCGCCCAGACGGCCTGCGGGGCTTTTTCAAAGGTGGCGCTGCGAACATAGAAGGTCTCGCCCTGATTGGTGAAGGTGCGCTCGCCCACCACCTGCCGCTCGGCGCCGTAGGTGGTCACGCCGGCCTGGCGGTAGGCCCGGAAAGCCGCCAGCGACCCCCACTGCCCCTGCACATCGCTGCTAAAGGCATTCCATAGGCCGTCCAGCCGGACCGCGTAGAACTCAGTCAGCAGGGCGCGGCCACGGATCAGGGCCGTGCGCTCGGCGGCGGTGCTGGTGCCCGCGGGCGGGGGCGTGCCCTGCGCGGCGGCCGGCACCAGCAGCGTGAGGCTCAGGGCGACCGAACGCAGCAGGGCAGTCATGGCCCAGGGTAACCGCAGAGGCAGGTCGGGTGGATGTCAGGCAGATAAAGACCCGGCCAGCAGCGCTTCAAGCACCACCGCCACGCCGTCCTCATCGTTGCTGAGGGTGACCTCACCGGCGGCCTGCCGAGCCTCGGGGTGGGCGTTCGCCATCGCCACGCCGCGCCCGGCCCAGGCCAGCATCTCGGCGTCGTTGGGGGCGTCGCCAAAGGCCAGCACTTCGTCACGGGCAATGCCCAGGTGGGCGCACAGCCGTTCCAGGCCCCAGGCCTTGCTCACGCCTTCGGCCAGCACCTCCAAGAACGGCGCGCCGGAATGGGTCACGGCAAAGCCGGGCAGCCCCAGGGCCCGCACCTGCAGGAGCAGCTCATCCGGGTGCAGGGTGGGGTGGCGCACGATGAGTTTCAGGCTGGGCTGGGCCAGCACCTCGTCCAGCGTAAAAGTGCCCATGTCGGCGGGTTCGCGGTTGTGGTCGCTCAGGCGCGCCAGGCCCGCGTAGCCGTCCTGCGCCACAAACACCTCGCCGCCCTGCCGCACCGAGACAAACAGCAAGTCCGGCAGCCGCTCGCGCAGCGCCCCGGCCAGGGCCCGCTGCACGTCGGCCGCCACATGGGCCTCGAACAACACTTCGCCCGTGGGCAGATGCACCCCCTGGGCGCCGTTGCCACACAGCGCCCAGGTAAACCCCAGCGCGGCGGCGCTGGGCCGCACGCTGCGCGGCTGGCGTGCGGTCACCGGCACCACGGGTATGCCCGCTGCACGCGTCGCATGGAGGGCCGCTCGGGTGCGGCGGCTGACCGTCTTGTCGCTGGTCAGCAGCGTGCCGTCCAGGTCGGTGGCGATGAGGCGAATGGGCATGGGCCCACGCCTCACTCGCCGTCCAGCAGGAGGCTGTCCTGGAGTCCTAAGGCCGCCATCTGATCAGGCCACGCGGCGCGGGCCGCAGGCTGCGTCACCATCTGCCAGAGCAGGGGTTCCGGCGTCAGGGTCTGCCCGTGGGCCTGCGCCGCCCAGGGATGACCGGGCTGCACGTGCGCGCGTGCTCCCTGGCGCAGCGCGGCCAGCAGAACACCCAGGGCCAACCAGGCCACCAGGGCATGCCGCTCATCGCCTCCTACCCCCTCGTACTGCAGCTGCGTGAAACGCGCCCGCAGGTGGGCATTCAGGTCGGCGCAGATGGCCGGCACGTCCAGCAGCGTCACGCCGCGTAGCGCTGCGCGCACAGCCTCACTCTGGCTCAGCGCATGCCAGTGCAGGGGCCAGTGCGCCGTGTTCAGGTCATCCCAACGCACAGGCCGCAGCGCTCTGACTGACGCCGGAACATAAAAGGCTTCGCTCCAGCGGTCAGCCTGCCTAAGCAGTGAGCTTAGCTCTGCAGGCGGCAAATGCTCAGGCCGAGGGACTTCTAACCTGTCCAGGCGCGCACGCAGCGATGGATGCGACAGGGTCCCCTCACGCTCTGGAAGGTCCTGCGCCGTCCAGCCCCGCAGCCGCTCGGCCTGCTCACTCCTGAGGAACATCTGAAAGCCCTCAGCCAGCGGCACGCGGAAGCCCGCCTGTGCCAGCGGCACCACCTCCTGCGCGACATAGGCGTCAAACAGGTGAGCCTCAACCGCAATACGGCGCAGGGCAGAGTGGGCGGCGGCCGCCCCCGCCACGCGCTCTGCGGCCTGGTCGGCGGCGTGCTCCTGGGCGTGATTGAGCCGCTCGCTCACCCGCAGGTAGGCGCGTGCCAGGGCCGTCATAGGCAGCGCCAGCAAGTTGCCCAGCAGGAGGTACAGCACCACGGCAGTAGACAGGCCCTGCGGCAACAGCTCAACGGCCCGCTCTGGACTACCTTGGCGCAGGCTCAGGGCCGTGCGGAACATCCCCGATGCCAGACCGGCCAACCGCCAGGCCCGCGCCGCGTCCCCGCCGCCCAGGTGGGCTAATTCATGAGCAATCACGGCCTTAACCTCTGCGCCGGGCAGAGACAGCAGTAAGGGCAATCCCAGGCCCAGGGTGGAGCGGCCCCCCTGCACAGACATATACGCATTCATGTCGGGCAACAGCCGCACTTCTGTGGGCATAGGCACATTCAGCGCGTGAGCAACGCTCTCAATGAGCGCTTTCAGGTCTGGCTCACTGTCAAGCGCTACAGGCGTTCCAAACGGAGCTGGGCGCCGCCGAGGAAATGAGGTCCACCACAGATGAAGGAGCAAACCTGCCGGCATCAGCAGCGCGCCCCACCGCAGCAGGGCTGGCAGCCCCGACCCAGCCAACGCGATGATCACCCACAGGAGAGCGGCACTCACCAGCATGAAGAAGACCCAGTAGCACAGCAGTATCCCCAGAGCCAGGCGACTGTCGCGCTGGATGGTCCCGGGGTGAAGCAAAACTGGAGAAGCAGAGGTCACGGTGTCACTGTAATGGGCGCAGCACTTTCATGGAGACGAATCTCCCGCGCTTCCAGCACCACCACGGCCGAGGCGTGGTCCTTGGTATGGGTCAGGGTCAGGTGGGCCACCCAGCCGCGCGCGGCCAGTTCGGCGGCGATCTCGGGAACAAAGCCCAGGACTGGCGGCGCAAACGGAAAGGGACCATCCGGGGTGCGCTCACGCTCTACCCATACGTCCCGCCAGCCATGCGGGCGTGGCCAGACCTTCTGAAAGGCTTCCTTGGCGGCAAAGCGCGCCGCCAGACTGGGGGCCGGGTCACTCAGCCGGGCGCAGTAGGCCAGTTCGGTGGGCGCAAACAGCTTCTCGGCCCGGCAGCCTTCGCGCGCCAGCATCCCCCGGATACGGGCAATTTCAATCAGGTCGTGGCCCACCGCGACAATCACGGTTCCCAGCATACGTGCCCTATCCTGGCCGGGTGACCCAGAGCACCGAGCCGCTGTTTCCCGATCTGCGCCTTCCGACCATCGCGGCGGCGCTGCGGGGCGCCCAGCCGCTGTGGACCGCCCTGGGGGTCAGCCGCGTGCGTGTGTTCGGTTCGGTGGCGCGCGGCGAGGCCACACCCGGCAGCGACATTGACCTGCTGGTGGACTGGGCGCCCGGCACGCCGCGCGGCCTGCTGGACCTGATGCGGGTGCGCGAGGTCTTTGAGGATGTGCTGGGCCGCCGGGTCGACGTACTGACTGCCGCCCCCCTGCGTCACCCGCTGAGGGGCGAGATTCTGGAAGACGCGGTGGACGTGCTGGCCGTCCCCAACCCCGCCCCCCGCACCCACCGTCCCAAACGCTGGCGCTGGCGCGTGTACGACCTGCTGGCGGCCATTGACCGGATTGCGGCCTACACGAGCGGCCACTCGCTGACGACCTTCACCCGCGACGAGGCCGTGCGCGACGCTGTGCTGCACAATCTCGCCCGGCTGGGCGAAACCACCAAGTTCATTCCCCAGAGTGTGCAGGACCGCGCGCCGCACCTGCCCTGGGCGCTGCTGCGTGACATCCGCAATCTGGTGTCCCACGATTATTTCGGCATCGAGCCGGCGCTCATCTGGCACACGGCGAGGGTGGAGTTGCCAGCGCTGCGGCCGGCGCTTCAGGCGTTGGCGGATGGGAAAGCGGGACTGTAAGGACTGGGCATAGGCAGGGGAGGTTAATTTAAGCCTTCGTCACCCCACCCCCCAGCCCCCAGCCCCAGAGGGCAACGACTTCGCCGCCCTGCGCGGCCTGCGCGTTGCCGCTGACCTCGTTCACGGGCCTGAAACCTGGTGGCGGGGGAGCAGACGTTGGCACTGGGCAGGGGTTGACTGGCGCGGTGGACAAGTGCTGTCTTTCTGCGCTGTGGACGCCGTGGCCCGCCCATCGCCCCACGCCCGCGCGCTGCGCGCACGACGGCTTCCGTTGCTGGCCCTGTGATGGCGTAAGGCTGGGACGCTTCAAACACGAGGTTCTACTTTTAGAAGATGCTGGCGCAACAGCTTTTCAAAAGTAGAACCTGCTGAGCGCACCAAGGCTTCCTGCCCCAGTGCCGCCCAAGTCCAGGCGAGGCCATTGTGCGCGC
The DNA window shown above is from Deinococcus betulae and carries:
- a CDS encoding Cof-type HAD-IIB family hydrolase, producing the protein MPIRLIATDLDGTLLTSDKTVSRRTRAALHATRAAGIPVVPVTARQPRSVRPSAAALGFTWALCGNGAQGVHLPTGEVLFEAHVAADVQRALAGALRERLPDLLFVSVRQGGEVFVAQDGYAGLARLSDHNREPADMGTFTLDEVLAQPSLKLIVRHPTLHPDELLLQVRALGLPGFAVTHSGAPFLEVLAEGVSKAWGLERLCAHLGIARDEVLAFGDAPNDAEMLAWAGRGVAMANAHPEARQAAGEVTLSNDEDGVAVVLEALLAGSLSA
- a CDS encoding 4'-phosphopantetheinyl transferase superfamily protein — translated: MIVAVGHDLIEIARIRGMLAREGCRAEKLFAPTELAYCARLSDPAPSLAARFAAKEAFQKVWPRPHGWRDVWVERERTPDGPFPFAPPVLGFVPEIAAELAARGWVAHLTLTHTKDHASAVVVLEAREIRLHESAAPITVTP
- a CDS encoding M48 family metalloprotease; amino-acid sequence: MTSASPVLLHPGTIQRDSRLALGILLCYWVFFMLVSAALLWVIIALAGSGLPALLRWGALLMPAGLLLHLWWTSFPRRRPAPFGTPVALDSEPDLKALIESVAHALNVPMPTEVRLLPDMNAYMSVQGGRSTLGLGLPLLLSLPGAEVKAVIAHELAHLGGGDAARAWRLAGLASGMFRTALSLRQGSPERAVELLPQGLSTAVVLYLLLGNLLALPMTALARAYLRVSERLNHAQEHAADQAAERVAGAAAAHSALRRIAVEAHLFDAYVAQEVVPLAQAGFRVPLAEGFQMFLRSEQAERLRGWTAQDLPEREGTLSHPSLRARLDRLEVPRPEHLPPAELSSLLRQADRWSEAFYVPASVRALRPVRWDDLNTAHWPLHWHALSQSEAVRAALRGVTLLDVPAICADLNAHLRARFTQLQYEGVGGDERHALVAWLALGVLLAALRQGARAHVQPGHPWAAQAHGQTLTPEPLLWQMVTQPAARAAWPDQMAALGLQDSLLLDGE
- a CDS encoding HepT-like ribonuclease domain-containing protein: MTQSTEPLFPDLRLPTIAAALRGAQPLWTALGVSRVRVFGSVARGEATPGSDIDLLVDWAPGTPRGLLDLMRVREVFEDVLGRRVDVLTAAPLRHPLRGEILEDAVDVLAVPNPAPRTHRPKRWRWRVYDLLAAIDRIAAYTSGHSLTTFTRDEAVRDAVLHNLARLGETTKFIPQSVQDRAPHLPWALLRDIRNLVSHDYFGIEPALIWHTARVELPALRPALQALADGKAGL